A stretch of DNA from Tubulanus polymorphus chromosome 6, tnTubPoly1.2, whole genome shotgun sequence:
tcgtagctagtcgactagtggtcggaactaataaccgaagtTGGCCCTGACTGcgacatcttcacccgtcaagggattcgaacccactacgctaaagctgttccccgaaccccttgacctcacgagtcgttactagccgaccagaatccggtcgtaccaatcaaagcgcttgtaacaaaccgacagtagacttctgttggttttcccgttaaattgaccaatcagcgaacgtttaccgaacaaggaagtatttcgcaaatcgatatatgacgtcatgcgcaacagcgccagtaatgaaatcacgcttcgtgaggccagggggctggcggaagcgagttcgggagtgatactggacccctggcaagcgaggatgtgaCTGCGAttgcaggtggcgcagaattggactGGTGACCTGTCTAGAGCAAAATTGGACAGGCAACCATCTTCGCCCACCGAGGGATTCGAACTCGCTTTTCCCACAATGAGTTGGGGAGGGGAGCGAAAGTCTGTTACAAGCGAGCGTTCCACTTTGTTCGCTAGTGTGCATTCATACATTGTACAACTCGtacagattcaattaaaatctatccattatttctcaaattctttgaattgTAATTAGTAAAATTCACCTTATATATGAAACTAACTGATCATGAGTTTAATCAAGAGGAATGATTTGAAATCGTATGGCCTGGGAATTATACGATCGGCCGGTGACCGGGCACGCCTCTGACCCTTACGATTTCGTATCCCCAGCGAAAGAGTTAAGTCGCTGTTGGAAGGGCGTCGCGTAGGGACGAACATTTTGCTGACGATTTATGAAAAGACGACATCCACATACACGTGTTAAGTAGTGAGTGATATATATCATCTCATAATCTTCATATAATATACATTCTCCCTGTAACCTTGTATGTTATTATTTAATAACATTATGAGCGCCTGTTTGTTTCTATCGttcaaatgtgttttttttttactcttCCTCTCTCTTGTTAGTATCTCTtagtgttttattttattgccATGTCTGTCTCATGTAATATCTGTAATATAAGGAtacaataaactttgaattgaattgaaattgattaaaaacgGGATTCATTCGTCGACGTTCCAGAAATGACGACCTTTATCGTGTGGTACGCAAAAGAGGCGGACTGTCGGGTCGTGTCAGTATTCAACGGTGATGACTGAGGCCATGTTAAGCAAACTGAATTTGGCGTGTGTTTGATTCATAAagtatgaaaatgagaaaaaatttgaaattttgaacatCGAAAATAGTGACGAGTCACCAATTTCACAATATAGTGAGATTGTGGAGAGATATCGGAAGGCTCGTGGACTGAATCGCATCCCACCGGGGCCCGCCCACTTCGCGCTGATTAATTTCCATCGGTTTTCGGTGATAAATAGTTGGCGTGATTCAGCTAgggaccggtaaccagtctactgATTCAGCCAACTGTTATCGGCGGTAAATAACGCGGCCGATTTTACCACGCTGAGCCGAAATAAAATCCGAATTTATTCGATTTTGGGCCCGATTTTCGCTTAGATCCGACTCGAAACAGCACTGAACACAGGTCAAGATGACCAGGTAAGCCTCATGGCTTTTAACGGTATTAGGAATTCAAATTTCCGCAGTAAACGGCTTAAACATgtgaaataaatacaattcaataaGCTTTTATTCTAATCTGACGTGATAAGATTcgataaaaatattttgagcaattgattgatatttttgtgtaTTACTGGGTCCTGGATGAGGAAATGGACAGTGCAGCTACGCAGGGAAACGGTTGTCGCTGtcgctttgcagctatatttgatTTGACGATTTTGTTTTCTCGTTTGCTCTCAGGGGACGTATAGAGTTAGGTGACGTGACGCCTCACAATATTAAACAATTAAAACGTTTGAATCAAGTTGTTTTTCCCGTGTCTTACAACGAGAAATTCTACAAAGACGTTCTTGAAGTCGGTGAACTAGCGAAATTAGGTAGGTTGGAATTTCTTGGGGTGGCTCCGTGAGAAGCAGCAAAATCATAACCGAACTAGGTACATCCTTTCTCTTAATAGCATTCTGAGTCATCTTTCAATCAGTGGGTGGCTCCAAGAATATAGTATATTATACAAAACAATGGATGCATTTTGTTGCCATTTCCCTCTAGTCACTGGAGGGTGTCtccaaaaatcaaaacaaagtATTTCATGCTCTCACTGTTGGCTACTCAGAGCCCTAGTGGGTGGCTCCGAGAGtataaaaaatgaaagtattcaGAGACGATATCACTAGCGGGTGGCTCCATGAATGTACGAATTGAAGCACCCGGAGCTCTAGTAgatggctccgagaatatACGAATGAAAGTGTTCAGAGACAATATCACTAGTGGGTGGCTCCATGAATATACGAATTGAAGCACTCGGAGCTCTAGTGGGTAGCTCCGAGAATAAACGAATCAAAGCCATCTCGAATTAGTGTTTGGCTCCAGTGATGTTACAAATGAAACCCTGTGTTTCTAACTGGTTGGTGGTGTGGCGTGAACTCGGTTTGATGTTTACATGTTGTTGATATATTTGCAgcatatttcaatgatattgTTGTCGGTGCTGTTTGTTGCCGCGTCGATACAGCTGACAATCAGAGACGCCTCTACATAATGACGTTAGGATGTCTGGCGCCTTATAGGAGATATGGTATAGGTAGGTTTCAATTTGTAGtagatgtcctactgcacactagtgacacctggtggatgttcacttgccacaagtggaatcctctattactgcagtagttgatgtcctactgcacactagtgacacctggtggatcgtCACAATGTTTTGCTAATTTTGTGTGCATAATTCATGTTATACAGGAGTGattatttttctatgaatagattgatttatgtagctcatcaattgatttcatgtcttcaaaattcaaggatTTTGGGGCTGCTTTTTTCCATATTGCGGGATTCTGACGGGTGTAAATTTTTCGCTGAAATTTGGTGTTCCTCGTCGAGTTTAttagattgaaaataatagagttttctatgattttgaatgtGCTCATTGTGGATATTTCTGATCGGCATCTTCCGATGTTTAAGCATGAGTCcgaaatgtattttttgagGATATtcgattcagaaaaa
This window harbors:
- the LOC141906772 gene encoding N-alpha-acetyltransferase 50-like — protein: MTRGRIELGDVTPHNIKQLKRLNQVVFPVSYNEKFYKDVLEVGELAKLAYFNDIVVGAVCCRVDTADNQRRLYIMTLGCLAPYRRYGIGTEMLIHVLNICEKDGNYDNVFLHVQINNDGAIAFYEKFGFEIVEKKDNYYKKIEPADAYVLQKTFRKKPTSANNDDDDQQMIKTH